The Vanessa tameamea isolate UH-Manoa-2023 chromosome 2, ilVanTame1 primary haplotype, whole genome shotgun sequence genome has a segment encoding these proteins:
- the LOC113401429 gene encoding syndecan-2 isoform X2, translated as MQLSIFLWLSCVALAGYVRATEEGATGVPSTEGAVHQHDDPLASDKDLFIDDDGSGVEIDESSGSGWGPGPGPDDEDGRAGSARILSKPEEAPDTRGSGEEQSPRPDQTDISISGEDINPPIDQDKSGSNLEPESRPADNVVFIMNAKSEDRATSFFAQPGILAAVIGGAVVGLLCAILVVMFIVYRMRKKDEGSYALDEPKRSPAAASYGKGHNNREFYA; from the exons GAGGGTGCAACTGGCGTTCCGTCAACGGAAGGCGCAGTACACCAGCACGACGATCCGCTCGCATCAGACAAGGATCTGTTCATCGACGATGATGGTTCCGGTGTAGAGATCGACGAGAGCTCCGGCTCCGGGTGGGGTCCCGGGCCCGGTCCGGACGACGAGGACGGCCGTGCCGGCTCAG CTCGTATATTATCTAAACCAGAGGAAGCGCCAGACACACGTGGATCTGGAGAGGAACAGTCCCCTCGTCCAGATCAGACAGACATTAGTATATCCGGGGAAGACATCAACCCACCTATT GACCAAGATAAGTCTGGTTCGAACCTCGAACCGGAGTCGCGTCCGGCGGACAACGTCGTCTTCATCATGAACGCTAAATCCGAGGATCGCGCCACCAGCTTCTTCGCGCAGCCTGGAATACTTGCGG CTGTGATCGGCGGAGCGGTGGTAGGACTACTTTGTGCAATTCTGGTGGTCATGTTCATAGTATACCGCATGCGCAAGAAGGATGAGGGCTCTTACGCGCTCGACGAACCCAAGAGGAGCCCCGCCGCAGCCTCCTACGGGAAGGGTCACAACAACCGGGAGTTCTATGCGTGA
- the LOC113401429 gene encoding syndecan isoform X1 — translation MQLSIFLWLSCVALAGYVRATEEGATGVPSTEGAVHQHDDPLASDKDLFIDDDGSGVEIDESSGSGWGPGPGPDDEDGRAGSGDAPNAPEDDEDFTLRTTTTPEPVDFDSDYSEEHMIDSVPETAPTILPVDKFDVVSPRILSKPEEAPDTRGSGEEQSPRPDQTDISISGEDINPPIDQDKSGSNLEPESRPADNVVFIMNAKSEDRATSFFAQPGILAAVIGGAVVGLLCAILVVMFIVYRMRKKDEGSYALDEPKRSPAAASYGKGHNNREFYA, via the exons GAGGGTGCAACTGGCGTTCCGTCAACGGAAGGCGCAGTACACCAGCACGACGATCCGCTCGCATCAGACAAGGATCTGTTCATCGACGATGATGGTTCCGGTGTAGAGATCGACGAGAGCTCCGGCTCCGGGTGGGGTCCCGGGCCCGGTCCGGACGACGAGGACGGCCGTGCCGGCTCAGGTGACGCACCCAATGCGCCTGAGGATGACGAAGACTTCACTCTACGTACCACTACGACACCGGAACCGGTTGACTTCGATTCAGACTATTCGGAGGAGCATATGATCGACTCGGTTCCGGAGACCGCACCCACAATCCTGCCAGTAGACAAGTTCGATGTAGTCAGTC CTCGTATATTATCTAAACCAGAGGAAGCGCCAGACACACGTGGATCTGGAGAGGAACAGTCCCCTCGTCCAGATCAGACAGACATTAGTATATCCGGGGAAGACATCAACCCACCTATT GACCAAGATAAGTCTGGTTCGAACCTCGAACCGGAGTCGCGTCCGGCGGACAACGTCGTCTTCATCATGAACGCTAAATCCGAGGATCGCGCCACCAGCTTCTTCGCGCAGCCTGGAATACTTGCGG CTGTGATCGGCGGAGCGGTGGTAGGACTACTTTGTGCAATTCTGGTGGTCATGTTCATAGTATACCGCATGCGCAAGAAGGATGAGGGCTCTTACGCGCTCGACGAACCCAAGAGGAGCCCCGCCGCAGCCTCCTACGGGAAGGGTCACAACAACCGGGAGTTCTATGCGTGA
- the LOC113401429 gene encoding syndecan isoform X3: protein MIDSVPETAPTILPVDKFDVVSPRILSKPEEAPDTRGSGEEQSPRPDQTDISISGEDINPPIDQDKSGSNLEPESRPADNVVFIMNAKSEDRATSFFAQPGILAAVIGGAVVGLLCAILVVMFIVYRMRKKDEGSYALDEPKRSPAAASYGKGHNNREFYA, encoded by the exons ATGATCGACTCGGTTCCGGAGACCGCACCCACAATCCTGCCAGTAGACAAGTTCGATGTAGTCAGTC CTCGTATATTATCTAAACCAGAGGAAGCGCCAGACACACGTGGATCTGGAGAGGAACAGTCCCCTCGTCCAGATCAGACAGACATTAGTATATCCGGGGAAGACATCAACCCACCTATT GACCAAGATAAGTCTGGTTCGAACCTCGAACCGGAGTCGCGTCCGGCGGACAACGTCGTCTTCATCATGAACGCTAAATCCGAGGATCGCGCCACCAGCTTCTTCGCGCAGCCTGGAATACTTGCGG CTGTGATCGGCGGAGCGGTGGTAGGACTACTTTGTGCAATTCTGGTGGTCATGTTCATAGTATACCGCATGCGCAAGAAGGATGAGGGCTCTTACGCGCTCGACGAACCCAAGAGGAGCCCCGCCGCAGCCTCCTACGGGAAGGGTCACAACAACCGGGAGTTCTATGCGTGA